From Roseibium alexandrii DFL-11, the proteins below share one genomic window:
- a CDS encoding RidA family protein produces MLPIRQNIEQLGPVAGPYSHAVIHGDTLYTSGLTAFGSNSQSEGAAAQTHSILDQLSVLAESCNTSLQHLLKVTIFAVDPADIPEIREVLTDRYGENVPASSLVFVKELFSPDLRLEIEAVFAVQPT; encoded by the coding sequence ATGCTTCCAATTCGTCAAAACATCGAACAACTCGGCCCGGTCGCCGGACCGTACAGTCATGCCGTGATCCACGGCGATACGCTCTATACGTCGGGGCTGACGGCCTTTGGCTCAAACAGCCAGTCCGAAGGAGCCGCGGCGCAGACGCATTCCATCTTGGACCAACTCTCTGTTCTTGCAGAGAGCTGCAACACATCCCTGCAGCACTTGCTCAAGGTTACGATCTTCGCGGTGGATCCGGCCGACATTCCAGAAATCAGAGAGGTGCTCACAGACCGCTACGGCGAAAACGTGCCGGCCAGTTCTCTTGTGTTTGTAAAGGAGCTGTTTTCACCTGATCTCCGGCTGGAAATAGAGGCAGTGTTCGCAGTGCAACCCACCTAA
- a CDS encoding DUF2798 domain-containing protein, with product MRHRVISTALMSFFLSFLMSCWVTLINLGWSDAFLGQWMSAFRLAWPAAAAIAFCFGPFVQNATTYITQRIPR from the coding sequence ATGAGACATCGCGTGATCTCAACCGCTTTGATGTCCTTCTTCTTGTCGTTTCTGATGTCTTGTTGGGTCACCCTGATCAATCTCGGCTGGAGCGACGCTTTCCTTGGTCAATGGATGTCTGCGTTCCGGCTGGCATGGCCGGCCGCCGCCGCAATTGCATTCTGCTTTGGCCCGTTTGTCCAAAACGCCACCACCTACATCACGCAGCGCATACCACGTTAG
- a CDS encoding putative quinol monooxygenase, with translation MSHYFISASIEMTEGSKLEQVESELQKLVAQTREEPGCILFEIRQNLKEPTKFTLWECWTNPDALAAHFEADHTKGYLAQNLTEVRHIEALGEIGDKTFADAIKAHA, from the coding sequence ATGAGCCACTATTTCATCAGCGCCAGTATCGAAATGACCGAGGGTTCGAAGCTTGAGCAGGTTGAATCCGAGCTTCAAAAGCTGGTTGCGCAAACGCGCGAAGAACCGGGCTGCATTTTGTTTGAAATTCGCCAGAACCTGAAAGAACCAACAAAGTTCACCTTGTGGGAGTGCTGGACCAATCCGGACGCCCTGGCTGCGCATTTCGAAGCTGACCACACGAAAGGCTATCTGGCTCAAAACCTCACGGAGGTAAGGCACATCGAAGCGCTCGGAGAAATTGGAGACAAGACCTTCGCCGATGCGATCAAGGCGCACGCATGA
- a CDS encoding LysR family transcriptional regulator yields the protein MLDDIALFVHVAQARSLTGAGAALSLPAATVTRRLQRLEDKLGHQLVHRSARKFGLTSEGEAYFQAFAGIVEQAEVTARNLSAEMHELSGPLVVAAPTNISVGALQPMWTAFMRRHPGIRLDLRLSNFNIDLLEDRIDLALRIGPQQDQRLYQKKMGSISTAVMAAPSYLEGGNMPEGPNDLERHAIIAVRTIPAWRLSHKLTGSTCVLHLKGDVIVDDIALVRQFAEDGFGVCLLSVTEAAEPLEQGRLKLLLPDWQGQQRDIYAVWPTGRLLSARAKCLREFMRIYLAERPVFQGQLPTVSTLI from the coding sequence ATGCTTGATGATATTGCGCTCTTTGTACACGTCGCCCAAGCCCGCAGCTTAACGGGTGCCGGTGCAGCGCTGAGCTTGCCGGCTGCGACCGTCACCAGACGATTGCAACGACTGGAGGACAAGCTCGGGCATCAACTGGTTCATCGCTCCGCCCGCAAATTCGGACTGACTTCTGAAGGAGAAGCATATTTTCAGGCCTTTGCCGGCATCGTGGAACAGGCAGAGGTCACCGCGCGCAACTTGAGCGCCGAGATGCACGAACTCAGTGGGCCCCTCGTTGTGGCTGCGCCGACCAATATATCTGTCGGTGCCCTGCAGCCAATGTGGACCGCCTTCATGAGACGCCACCCTGGCATTCGCCTGGACTTGCGATTGAGCAATTTCAATATCGATTTGCTGGAAGACCGTATCGATCTGGCTTTAAGAATTGGCCCCCAGCAGGATCAGCGTCTTTATCAAAAGAAGATGGGATCTATTTCGACAGCGGTTATGGCAGCGCCGTCCTATCTTGAGGGGGGCAACATGCCGGAAGGCCCAAACGATCTTGAGCGGCATGCTATCATCGCCGTCCGCACGATCCCGGCCTGGCGTTTGAGCCACAAGTTGACTGGCAGCACTTGTGTGTTGCATCTCAAGGGGGATGTGATTGTTGATGATATCGCGCTGGTCCGTCAGTTTGCAGAGGACGGGTTTGGCGTGTGTCTTTTGAGTGTGACTGAAGCTGCCGAGCCGTTGGAGCAGGGCCGATTAAAGCTTCTCCTGCCGGACTGGCAGGGCCAGCAACGGGATATCTACGCTGTCTGGCCAACCGGTAGGCTTTTGAGCGCACGTGCTAAGTGTCTGCGGGAGTTCATGCGGATCTATCTAGCCGAAAGACCTGTGTTTCAAGGACAGCTGCCCACGGTATCAACTTTGATCTAA
- a CDS encoding ABC transporter substrate-binding protein, with protein MTRTSSRWLRRTASFTLTAALLTSASVTQAAELRWSSPTDPQTMDPHAVNSAPVLGFLNNVYEGLVRRGKSMDIEGSLAESWEPIGTDGWRFNLRKGVKFHDGAEFTAEDVLFSYQRASSEASDTASWFAPVKSVEVVDDFTVDFLTHAPDPIFPDSIANFMILDKDWAEANDAALPAKDAETYATLNTNGTGPFKVVSRQPGVETVLQPFDGWWDTKEHNLTKATFLPIANPATAVSGLLSGQVDLINPVPVQDVNRVANQLGLKLHQGIEARVIMLGFGHAHDTLKYSKETTGKNPFQDVRVRKAVQMAINTEAMIDKIMRGSAELATQLVSPQMKGYSSAASDRFGYDPAAAKALLAEAGYPDGFSFGLMCPNDRYINDEALCKAMAAMLTQAGMRAELNAMPVRSYWPELRSGNFDMYLLGWSPGTFDAEHPIRFLVTTRNDEKKLGSWNFGGYSNPQVDALLPQIQREIDPAMRQQMLDEIALTVRDDVVYVPLHIQPLLWGSKDTVDLTQRADNFLMLRWITVN; from the coding sequence ATGACCCGTACATCGTCCAGATGGCTTCGGCGCACCGCCAGTTTCACGCTGACCGCCGCCCTTCTCACGTCTGCCTCGGTGACTCAGGCTGCTGAACTGCGCTGGTCATCACCGACCGATCCGCAGACAATGGACCCGCATGCAGTCAACTCCGCACCGGTGCTCGGGTTCTTGAATAATGTCTATGAAGGTCTTGTCAGGCGCGGCAAGTCCATGGACATCGAGGGGTCCCTTGCCGAGAGCTGGGAGCCAATCGGAACGGACGGATGGCGCTTTAACTTGCGCAAAGGCGTGAAGTTTCATGATGGAGCTGAGTTTACCGCTGAAGATGTCTTGTTCTCTTACCAACGCGCTTCATCCGAAGCCTCAGACACCGCATCCTGGTTTGCTCCGGTAAAAAGCGTTGAAGTCGTCGATGACTTTACGGTCGATTTCCTGACCCACGCCCCCGACCCGATCTTTCCCGATTCCATCGCAAACTTTATGATCCTCGACAAGGATTGGGCCGAAGCAAATGATGCCGCCCTTCCCGCGAAGGATGCAGAAACTTACGCCACGCTGAACACAAACGGCACGGGGCCGTTCAAGGTCGTCAGCCGGCAACCCGGCGTCGAGACCGTGCTGCAACCGTTTGATGGTTGGTGGGATACCAAGGAGCACAATCTCACCAAGGCCACCTTCTTGCCAATCGCCAATCCGGCGACGGCAGTTTCTGGACTGCTCTCCGGTCAAGTCGATCTGATCAATCCGGTTCCGGTTCAAGACGTCAATCGGGTCGCCAATCAGCTAGGATTGAAACTGCATCAGGGCATTGAAGCCCGGGTCATCATGCTCGGCTTCGGGCACGCCCACGACACCTTGAAGTATTCCAAGGAAACGACCGGCAAAAACCCCTTCCAGGACGTTCGGGTTCGCAAAGCGGTGCAAATGGCGATCAATACCGAAGCCATGATCGACAAGATCATGCGCGGCAGCGCGGAATTGGCAACGCAACTCGTCAGCCCGCAAATGAAAGGATACAGCTCCGCAGCCTCAGACCGGTTTGGCTATGACCCAGCTGCTGCCAAGGCCTTGCTGGCCGAAGCTGGTTATCCGGATGGCTTCTCTTTCGGACTGATGTGCCCCAACGACCGCTATATCAATGATGAAGCGCTGTGCAAGGCAATGGCGGCGATGCTGACGCAGGCAGGCATGCGCGCCGAGTTGAATGCCATGCCGGTCCGCAGCTACTGGCCAGAACTTCGCTCCGGCAATTTCGACATGTATCTCCTGGGTTGGTCACCCGGAACTTTCGACGCCGAACACCCAATCCGGTTCCTCGTCACCACGAGAAATGATGAGAAGAAGCTCGGCAGCTGGAACTTTGGCGGCTACTCAAATCCGCAGGTGGATGCGCTCTTGCCGCAAATCCAGCGGGAGATTGATCCGGCCATGCGACAGCAAATGCTGGATGAGATCGCTCTCACCGTTCGCGACGATGTGGTCTACGTGCCGCTCCACATCCAGCCTCTGCTGTGGGGCTCCAAGGACACGGTCGATCTGACCCAGCGGGCCGATAATTTCCTGATGCTGCGCTGGATTACAGTCAACTAG
- a CDS encoding S9 family peptidase, whose product MKNDTLPPRAEARPVQIETHGITRQDAYSWLRADNWQEVMKDPSVLDADIRAYLEAENTYHEAQMAPTKALQETLFSEMRGRIKEDDSAVPSPDGPYAYSLKYKTGGQQPIFYRTPRDGGEETILLDGDKEADGKAYFKIGGASHSTDHKLLAWAYDDKGSEYYSLQFRNLETGKDTGYVIEDTSGGGVFCADSKYVFYIRLDANHRPSKLFRHEIGTDTATDVLVYEEKDPGFFMGVGKTQSGDTIVIDIHDHETSEIWMIPADQPTTAPALIAARETGIEYSVDDHGDTLYILTNADGAEDFKIVTAPKATPGRENWRDQVPHKAGCLILSHCVYKTFMTRLEREDGLPRIVIRNLADGNEHYVAFDEEAYSLGLSGGYEFDTETIRFSYSSMTTPSQTFDYNVATGERTLRKEQEVPSGHKADDYVTRRLMAPAADGETVPVSILYRKDTPLDGSAPLLLYGYGSYGISIPASFNTNSLSLVDRGFVYAIAHIRGGKERGFGWYKAGRRENKKNTFTDFIAAADHLVKEGFTSYENIIAQGGSAGGMLMGAISNMAPEKFGGIVAEVPFVDVLATMLDDTLPLTPPEWPEWGNPITDKAAYEYIASYSPYDNVEAKDYPPIFALAGLTDPRVTYWEPAKWVAKLRATKTGDSLVMLKTNMDAGHGGASGRFDRLKEVALVQAFALQVTGKV is encoded by the coding sequence ATGAAAAACGACACGCTCCCTCCACGCGCTGAAGCGCGCCCCGTTCAAATTGAAACCCACGGCATTACCCGGCAAGACGCCTACAGTTGGTTGCGGGCCGACAATTGGCAGGAGGTCATGAAAGACCCCAGTGTGCTAGATGCGGACATCCGGGCGTATCTTGAGGCGGAAAACACCTATCACGAGGCGCAAATGGCGCCGACGAAAGCGTTGCAGGAAACGTTGTTTTCCGAAATGCGAGGCCGCATCAAGGAAGATGACAGCGCGGTTCCCTCCCCTGATGGCCCTTATGCCTACAGCCTGAAATACAAGACGGGCGGACAGCAGCCGATCTTCTACCGAACACCGCGCGATGGTGGTGAAGAGACTATCTTGCTGGATGGTGACAAGGAAGCCGACGGCAAAGCCTATTTCAAGATCGGCGGCGCCAGCCATTCCACGGACCATAAGCTGTTGGCCTGGGCCTACGACGACAAGGGATCTGAGTATTACTCCCTCCAGTTCCGCAATCTAGAGACGGGCAAAGACACCGGTTATGTCATCGAAGACACGAGCGGCGGCGGTGTTTTCTGCGCGGACAGCAAATATGTCTTTTACATCCGCCTTGATGCCAACCACCGACCGTCCAAACTGTTCCGCCATGAAATTGGTACGGACACAGCAACAGATGTGCTCGTCTACGAAGAAAAAGACCCTGGCTTCTTTATGGGCGTCGGCAAAACGCAGTCCGGCGACACGATTGTCATCGACATTCATGATCACGAGACATCCGAAATCTGGATGATCCCGGCGGATCAGCCCACAACAGCGCCCGCCCTGATCGCTGCTCGCGAAACCGGCATCGAGTATTCCGTCGATGACCATGGCGACACGCTTTACATCCTGACCAACGCCGACGGCGCGGAAGACTTCAAGATCGTGACCGCTCCGAAAGCCACTCCAGGCCGTGAAAACTGGCGCGATCAGGTGCCGCACAAGGCCGGGTGTTTGATCCTGTCTCACTGCGTCTACAAGACATTCATGACCCGTTTGGAGCGGGAAGATGGCTTGCCGCGGATCGTCATCCGCAACCTTGCAGACGGCAACGAACATTATGTCGCCTTTGACGAGGAAGCTTATTCGCTGGGATTGTCTGGAGGGTATGAATTCGACACCGAGACCATCCGCTTTTCCTATTCATCAATGACGACGCCGTCACAAACGTTCGACTACAATGTCGCAACGGGCGAACGCACCTTACGCAAGGAACAGGAAGTGCCCTCCGGCCATAAGGCCGATGACTACGTCACCCGGCGCTTGATGGCACCGGCGGCTGACGGCGAAACGGTACCGGTCTCAATTCTCTACCGGAAAGACACACCGCTGGACGGCTCGGCCCCACTCCTGCTCTATGGCTATGGGTCTTACGGCATTTCCATCCCTGCCAGCTTCAATACGAACAGTCTTTCGCTGGTCGATCGCGGGTTTGTCTATGCCATCGCCCATATCCGCGGCGGCAAGGAAAGAGGCTTCGGCTGGTACAAGGCCGGACGGCGGGAGAACAAGAAGAACACCTTTACAGATTTCATCGCGGCGGCTGATCATCTGGTCAAGGAAGGCTTCACAAGCTACGAGAACATCATTGCGCAAGGCGGATCGGCCGGCGGTATGCTGATGGGTGCGATCTCGAACATGGCGCCGGAGAAATTCGGCGGCATCGTTGCCGAAGTCCCGTTTGTCGATGTGCTGGCAACCATGCTGGATGACACATTGCCCCTCACCCCGCCGGAATGGCCGGAGTGGGGCAACCCCATCACCGACAAAGCGGCCTATGAGTACATCGCTTCGTATTCGCCTTACGACAATGTCGAAGCCAAGGACTACCCGCCGATCTTCGCCCTTGCAGGTCTGACCGATCCGCGTGTGACCTACTGGGAACCAGCCAAGTGGGTTGCCAAGCTGCGCGCAACGAAAACCGGTGACAGTCTCGTAATGCTCAAAACCAACATGGACGCAGGTCATGGCGGGGCATCGGGACGCTTTGACCGGCTGAAGGAAGTCGCCCTCGTGCAAGCCTTTGCGCTTCAGGTGACCGGCAAGGTGTAA
- a CDS encoding ABC transporter substrate binding protein, producing MASFLCLAFPGGGASTSDQQDIQIITWRGMTPAEQGFLSRLSELGISAKYHHFDAGRSETNLAGFLRANRSELEKRGLIYTFGTSATNTLLNFGVGNVPVVFNIVSDPIGNNITLSMHMPTRGATGVKQSLSAEVILQLLEQVYPYETIAVLFDPREPNSTTEADKVTNVADVLEKQTLRVRFIPDVEDAELHVELMRSQLEAADVVYVTSTSSFVQKAYLLKQILPPNIVSVTASPALVDHGVSLAFGEAYWQRGEAAAELAAEILLNGKSPSEISINEIKANESILFIGKTSPVADRLDLSAFPDRVKHR from the coding sequence ATGGCGTCGTTCCTATGCTTGGCGTTCCCTGGCGGCGGGGCTTCCACCTCTGATCAACAGGACATCCAGATAATCACGTGGCGTGGAATGACCCCCGCCGAACAAGGTTTTTTGTCACGCCTGAGCGAGCTTGGAATTAGTGCGAAGTATCATCATTTCGATGCTGGGCGGAGTGAAACCAATCTTGCAGGCTTCTTGAGGGCCAATCGGTCCGAACTTGAAAAGAGAGGCCTTATTTACACCTTTGGCACATCTGCAACGAACACCCTTCTGAATTTCGGAGTGGGCAATGTTCCGGTGGTTTTTAACATCGTGTCAGACCCAATCGGCAATAACATCACGCTGTCGATGCATATGCCAACGCGCGGCGCGACGGGCGTCAAACAATCCCTCTCCGCAGAAGTCATCTTGCAGTTGCTGGAGCAGGTCTACCCGTATGAAACCATAGCGGTGTTGTTCGATCCGAGAGAACCCAACTCCACCACAGAAGCCGATAAGGTCACAAATGTCGCGGATGTCTTGGAAAAACAAACACTGCGTGTGCGGTTCATTCCCGATGTGGAAGATGCCGAATTGCATGTGGAACTGATGAGGTCACAGCTGGAAGCCGCAGATGTTGTCTATGTCACCTCGACATCATCGTTCGTACAGAAAGCTTATCTTTTGAAGCAAATATTGCCGCCAAACATCGTGAGTGTGACAGCGTCCCCGGCGCTGGTGGACCATGGTGTTTCTTTGGCCTTTGGCGAAGCGTATTGGCAGCGCGGCGAGGCTGCTGCGGAGTTGGCGGCAGAAATACTGCTGAACGGCAAATCTCCCTCAGAAATTTCAATCAACGAGATCAAGGCAAACGAGTCGATCCTCTTCATCGGAAAAACGAGCCCAGTGGCGGACAGGCTCGATCTGAGTGCGTTTCCCGATCGCGTAAAACACAGGTGA
- a CDS encoding MFS transporter, with product MSATATNDPFAPDGSYAWFRLAISILLSTLGGAGMWAVVIIMPAVQADFGIDRAGSALPYTLTMIGFGLGNYLLGRVVDRYGIVLPVIASAVSLGAGFALAAVAPNIWVFSLAQGVLIGLGTSATFGPLVADVSHWFVKRRGLAVACAACGNYLAGVLWPSLIKWNLGTGDWRDTYLLIAFICLVTMVPLALALRRRPPETAYSASPAPTGFHQASAGLSPRALQMLLFVAALGCCVAMAMPQVHIVAYCVDLGYGVAPGADMIAIMTAAGVASRLVSGVLADKIGGVRTLLIGAVLQCAALFLFIPFNGLASLYLVSLIFGLSQGGIVPSYAVIVREYLPAREAGQRVGLVIMGTILGMALGGWLSGWIYDLTGSYQAAFLNGIAWNFLNITIMIFILMKGKRRLAAAV from the coding sequence ATGTCCGCCACTGCCACAAACGATCCTTTTGCGCCTGATGGGTCATACGCCTGGTTCCGCCTGGCTATCTCGATCCTTCTGAGCACGCTTGGTGGTGCAGGAATGTGGGCGGTGGTGATCATCATGCCCGCGGTTCAAGCCGACTTCGGCATTGATCGGGCCGGATCAGCTCTCCCCTACACTCTGACCATGATCGGCTTTGGTCTCGGCAACTATTTGCTTGGACGTGTTGTTGACAGGTACGGCATTGTCCTGCCGGTCATCGCTTCGGCCGTTAGTCTCGGCGCAGGTTTCGCACTCGCTGCTGTCGCGCCAAACATCTGGGTGTTTTCGCTCGCACAAGGGGTGCTCATTGGCTTAGGAACCTCGGCAACCTTCGGCCCGCTTGTCGCCGACGTTTCTCACTGGTTTGTCAAACGGCGTGGTTTGGCCGTTGCCTGTGCGGCCTGCGGAAACTATCTGGCCGGCGTGCTTTGGCCCTCCTTGATCAAATGGAACCTTGGCACGGGAGACTGGCGCGACACCTACTTGCTTATCGCTTTCATATGTCTCGTCACCATGGTCCCGCTCGCTTTGGCGCTGCGCAGACGGCCACCAGAAACGGCGTATAGCGCATCTCCTGCTCCCACTGGTTTCCACCAGGCTTCTGCTGGACTGTCACCGCGAGCGCTTCAGATGCTGCTGTTTGTGGCCGCGTTGGGATGTTGTGTCGCTATGGCCATGCCGCAAGTGCACATCGTCGCTTACTGTGTCGACCTTGGATACGGTGTTGCGCCGGGCGCAGATATGATCGCGATAATGACAGCCGCAGGGGTCGCCAGTCGGCTGGTGTCGGGCGTTTTGGCCGACAAGATCGGAGGCGTACGAACCCTCCTGATCGGCGCGGTCCTGCAATGTGCTGCGCTATTCCTGTTCATTCCCTTCAACGGTCTTGCATCCCTTTACCTGGTGTCCCTGATCTTCGGACTGAGCCAGGGCGGGATCGTCCCGAGCTATGCCGTAATTGTCCGCGAATACCTTCCTGCCCGTGAGGCCGGACAACGAGTCGGGCTCGTCATCATGGGGACCATTCTCGGCATGGCACTTGGAGGATGGCTGTCCGGCTGGATCTACGACCTGACAGGCTCCTATCAGGCGGCGTTTTTGAATGGCATCGCCTGGAACTTCCTCAACATCACCATCATGATTTTCATTCTGATGAAGGGTAAGCGTCGCCTCGCAGCGGCTGTCTGA
- a CDS encoding substrate-binding periplasmic protein — translation MGASLYAAFTAGARSQDKIIAYTGFLPPLSINAEERGISVEIMELVAKEADIELDIRFAPWKRAQLLVENTPGSLIFSLAYTRKRSEKLKYIAPLIYTESAFITLDEQIDSFEQALADNKVIGVHLGSQRARILRRNGLTNLTEIATAEQMARMLQAGRVDAWYTISMRASYITRKQGFDHTRLQVGAPLSHGVQWLAANKSVSPALKARLSKAVSKVWRDPRYWQIVDSYLQ, via the coding sequence TTGGGGGCAAGCTTATATGCTGCCTTCACCGCAGGGGCCCGAAGCCAAGACAAGATCATCGCCTACACCGGATTTCTTCCCCCTTTGTCGATCAACGCCGAAGAACGCGGCATCTCTGTTGAGATTATGGAACTGGTCGCGAAAGAAGCGGACATCGAACTCGACATCCGATTTGCACCTTGGAAACGGGCTCAGCTCCTCGTTGAAAACACTCCGGGGTCTCTCATATTTTCATTGGCCTACACGCGCAAACGCAGCGAAAAATTGAAATACATCGCCCCGCTGATCTATACGGAAAGCGCCTTCATCACCCTTGACGAGCAAATCGACAGCTTTGAACAGGCGCTCGCAGACAACAAAGTCATCGGCGTTCATTTAGGCAGCCAAAGGGCCCGTATCCTGCGGCGAAATGGTCTGACAAATCTGACCGAGATTGCTACCGCAGAACAGATGGCCCGGATGCTCCAGGCCGGACGGGTCGATGCCTGGTACACCATTTCTATGCGCGCAAGTTACATCACTCGAAAGCAGGGTTTCGATCACACACGCCTTCAGGTCGGGGCGCCACTTTCACACGGCGTGCAGTGGCTGGCCGCTAACAAGTCTGTATCCCCCGCCCTTAAAGCCCGCTTGTCAAAGGCTGTGTCCAAAGTTTGGCGGGATCCAAGATATTGGCAGATCGTCGACAGCTACCTGCAATAA
- the msrB gene encoding peptide-methionine (R)-S-oxide reductase MsrB: MSDDTDTKFKKSTAEWMAQLTPEQFYVTRQSGTERPYTGPYWNSFTAGRYDCVCCGAELFHSDTKFDSGCGWPSFFQAAQPEAIREIEDRSHGMIRTEIRCNKCDAHLGHVFPDGPPPTGLRYCLNGHAMSFEPKE; encoded by the coding sequence ATGAGCGACGACACCGACACCAAATTCAAAAAATCGACGGCTGAATGGATGGCGCAGCTCACGCCCGAGCAGTTTTATGTCACCCGTCAATCGGGCACGGAGCGCCCCTATACGGGCCCCTACTGGAACAGCTTTACCGCCGGCCGCTATGATTGCGTGTGCTGCGGTGCCGAGCTTTTCCATTCGGACACAAAGTTTGATTCTGGCTGCGGCTGGCCAAGCTTTTTCCAGGCGGCTCAACCTGAAGCCATCCGCGAGATTGAGGACCGGTCCCACGGGATGATCCGTACGGAAATCCGGTGCAACAAATGCGATGCACATCTTGGGCATGTCTTTCCAGACGGCCCTCCGCCAACAGGCCTGCGCTATTGCCTGAACGGCCACGCAATGTCCTTTGAACCAAAAGAGTGA
- a CDS encoding GGDEF domain-containing protein, producing MALDQNGGTASGAATSQPSNLNFETLLSLSGDAILQLSLTGTLEYASPSAARLFGWDSEKLPEQLSDLVYLGPPNPEAETLHKILSGAATPDVSLPHADLQLRSAHGSLVWAEVTTHLIEKGGEPAAFAVFFRSIARQKELEGLLEAATQTDTLTGLYNRRAFEDTLNREWAIALRENTHTTLIKVSVDKFDAISEQYGQSAADDCVTKVADVLKDTARRPADVAARISMSEFALLLPRTHEMGAETISAYIQVAIQDLGIPNPGNTAHNGVVTASVGTACAVAEHKGVLESSEFLLAASESCVFQARQEGGNRVNFSMSVLGG from the coding sequence ATGGCTTTGGACCAAAATGGGGGGACAGCGTCCGGAGCTGCAACTTCGCAGCCTAGCAATTTGAATTTCGAAACACTTTTGTCACTCAGCGGCGACGCAATCCTCCAGCTGAGTCTCACCGGAACCTTGGAGTATGCCTCACCGTCCGCTGCCCGTTTGTTTGGCTGGGATTCCGAAAAATTGCCAGAGCAATTAAGTGACCTTGTCTACCTTGGTCCTCCCAATCCTGAGGCGGAGACGCTTCACAAGATTCTGTCCGGAGCGGCAACACCAGACGTCAGCTTGCCCCATGCCGATCTGCAGCTTCGCTCGGCACATGGTTCACTTGTTTGGGCCGAAGTGACCACGCACCTCATCGAAAAAGGCGGAGAACCGGCCGCCTTTGCCGTCTTCTTTCGAAGTATTGCGCGGCAAAAGGAACTCGAAGGGCTGCTGGAAGCTGCCACCCAGACGGATACCTTGACTGGTCTCTACAATCGCCGCGCTTTCGAAGACACATTGAACCGGGAGTGGGCGATCGCACTGCGCGAAAATACCCACACCACCCTTATCAAGGTTTCGGTCGATAAATTTGACGCAATTTCCGAACAGTACGGACAGAGCGCTGCAGACGACTGCGTAACGAAAGTGGCAGACGTTCTGAAAGACACCGCGCGGCGGCCCGCTGACGTCGCCGCCCGCATTTCGATGTCGGAGTTCGCGCTTCTTTTGCCTCGAACGCACGAAATGGGTGCCGAAACCATCAGCGCCTATATACAAGTCGCGATTCAAGACTTGGGGATCCCCAACCCGGGAAACACCGCACACAACGGTGTCGTCACCGCTTCGGTCGGCACAGCCTGCGCAGTCGCCGAACACAAAGGCGTGTTGGAGAGCTCCGAATTTCTGTTGGCTGCGTCAGAATCTTGTGTTTTTCAGGCCCGCCAGGAAGGCGGAAACCGTGTCAATTTCTCAATGAGCGTCCTTGGCGGATGA